ttatatatttgatataGTACACCatgttgaataatttatttaaaaaaataaaaataaaatgatcctgaagttagcagacatttaaaaatttttgaattttcgtttttcaataaatcaactgcaaaaaaataatataaaaaaatgcacatgtagaaaatttaaaaaaaccaggtgcaattttttcaaatattttttttttaattttttatcttttaaaaaaaaattcaaaaattattagacgtctgctaactccagtatcataaaataaaatagatttgaaaattaaacaaaaacataaaaaatggatTGTTCCATGgtaaagtattcaaaaaatttccataaaaatttgagcccaATATTCctaaaattaaagattttttccGAGCACATATATGACCcgtgatcaaaaattatagaaCACTACTGCGTTAGCAGAACATATCTCATTGCTTCGCAATTGAATTGTGcaaaatgatataaatttttttttattttagaaacagtaaaaataaattatttattattcccTTACTTAacttgtttatattttattctatagactagagcatgatgaaaaacaacaaaaagttataaaactTATAAAGGGTGGAGTTTCTGTCGATATCTTGCCGTATACTTTTTTCCTCTCCCAAGAGTTTTTTATGTACACAGTCCAAGAAATTATATCATCATTTTTACTCGTTGGttcatgaaaataataataaaaaaaaaaaaaacagaaaaagaTTTGtggatatataaaatatggtATTCCTTGTAACTGGAAATATCCGGTTACGGTTCTTTAATCTAAACTTTTATTGTTTACTCAAACACGAAAATATATCTAGGAatgaagtttttaaaatcttatacCCAGCAAACAGTTCACACATTCTTATCAATAACAACAAACGAACTTTTCACACTTCAATAGCTCTATCTTTATTGTATTCTACACAGACGTTccgatttttatttgaattttattgtagtaaataatatttgaatattcggCGCTTAAATAATAGCTGCgagctataaaaaaaaataaatagataaaaaataaaatcgaaattaATTCATGAGTAAAAACCCgtgaaacttaaaaattattacaatacgATTATGTCTTTTAAAGATTTCTTATGCTATTATTTATAGTCAGTACTTAGTgcagttatttaatttcatgaaaaaaaaaaatagagcagACAAGTAGTTTTTCGCAGCGGGTCCTAAACTGGATGCGTGCATCTACTTTACCCTATTTcagtgatttaatattaaaaaaaaaatacctatGACTTAGATTGACCCCAAATCAGCCATTTTCGTTTATTTCCTTCGAAATAAAAGCttcaaagttgaaaaagtaTTGTGTAGGCAAGTAGTTTTTCGCGGCGGGTCCTGGACTTGATCTTAATGCATATGCTCTATCCTGATTCAgcgatttaatatttttgacaaatatctATAGCTTGCGATGACCTCAAATCACTTATTTTCgtctatttcttttaaaatgaaGGTTCCAAAGAGCAAAGTTGGATAGAGAAGCCAAGTAATTTTTCGCAGCGTGTCCTAAATTAGATGCGTGCATCTACTTTATCGTACTTCGGTGAttcaacatttaaaaaaattcctatagCTTAGATAGACCCCAAATTAGCCATTTTCGTTTATTTCCTTCGAAATAAAAGCTTCAACGTCAAAAAAGTATAGAGCAGACAAGTAGTTTCTCGCGGCGGGTCCTAAACTTGATGCGTGCATCTACTTTATCCTATTTCAGcgattcaatatttaaaaaaaatacctatGACTTAAATTGATCCCAAATCAGCCATTTTCGTTTATTTCCTTCGAAATAAAAGCTTCAAAGTCAAAAAAGTATAGAGCAAACAAGTAGTTTTTCGCGGCGGGTCCTAGACTTGATACTactctgattaaaaactccgattgaaaccgatgaaaatacaaaatatatatattattttccgattgaatttCAATCGGATATATtaatcatatatgtataagCAATATTAgttgataatcaataataatattcgacTTCAgcaataaatatgaataagtttacaaaacaatggacACTTCCAATCCGACTCAAGCAAAAATAGCATAAAATATCGCATGTTATAGGTCCAAAAAGTGGCAAATCTGGTACGGGTTCTTTCCAGAATTCACCTCTAGCTATGTTGTGTCACACGAAAACAAGTGAAAATCTCAGCGCCTCAGCACAGCGCGACCCGTCAAATTCTGGAATTAACCCATGCCATAACTTGTCACTTCTCAGACTTATATCATAAATAACTAATATATTGATAGCAATATATTTTCCTCGACTGTGATATTAAAATTCGGGTTTCGGGTCAAAATTTATAGGATTGTCCTACAAACATAGTCGTACGTCAATCTCATATTTTAcgatttttcatattaataaaatttattttttaatttattgccaAAATACGAAAGCTGAAACTTTCTTTCAACGCATGCTcttctttgaatttttaaaaacaaatttaaaaattacttttttatgaattaatgcAAAATTAAAGAATTGATGATTATTTGTAACAGTcaaatcttttattattaaacatctGAACTGAGATAAATATTGGAATAGTTTTCGTTccgttagaaaaaaaatgttaaataaatgacGTGATTAATGAAAAGTAACATGTGCAATAGTACTGctgcaataataaattactgatatagaaaaaataatcaagtgcACAGAAAGGCGAGAATTCGATTAAGAGtaagcaataaattttcttctttGTAACGAGATATCATctcataaactttttttttacattaataattatttacttatcgaaaatttattatgtcacaattatttattttttttaactttccgcaatggaaattgaaaattttcagaaaaaaaaaatgattgatttggaaataattttccctatgaaaaaacaatatatggttaaaatatataaaatcatatatgtttgcaacagaataatatatgatatattaaattgtatattataacaaatcatatagagattttggccgatttaatataaaattatatacagtagtaaatatatgtattccatatatgttacttatgttttttatattaagctatatatacatttacatttaccttataatatattgtgttGATACATTTCTtttgatattcaaaaaatataaaatttttatatgaaatgaaatatatggtagcatataatttatatgacgTATGGCACCAtgtattttctttgttatatttaagcatatattttattcggtgtatgtatatatgtacatgggtatatatattcacatcaaattaactaattttgaaaattttaactgcaatttaaagagtatatttaaatttagatttaacccgtatgaaaaaacaatatatggttaaaatatattaattcttatatgtttgcaacaaaaaaatatatgatatattacattgtatattataagaaatcatatagagattttggccattttaatataaaattatatacagtagtaaatatatgtattccatatatgtaacttatatgttttttatattaagctatatatacatttacatttaccttataatatattgtgttgatatatttcttttgatattcaaaaaatataaaatttttatatgaaatgaagtatatggtagcatataatttatattatatatggcattatatattttctttgttatatttaagcatatattttattcggtgtatgtatatatgtacatgggtatatatattcacatcaaattaactaattttgaaaactttaactgcaatttaaaaagtatattaaaatttagatctaatttaattggagttggtcatacgaataagaaagtttttttttccatacacaatataaatatatgtttttatatatgatcagaatatatttttcgtatatgatagaaatatatattcttatgtatgttaaaaatatagttttcgtatatgacaagaatatatattttcatatatgatgaaaatatattttttgtatatgattggcatatatattttatatatgctaaacatatacggactcgtatatgatgaatattatattttttaatataaaaaaaaatgtatcagaaaatataattaaattggccacgtatattttctgatatttatcatatatttttacatatattttgaccatatatgttattttcatatgGGTTTGGAACCCGAGTTTCTACAAGATGGAGATTTTATCTCTGAaagattttcaattttcttattgggaagttaaaaatacgtaaaactaattataaatttcatcacttagataattatttactttcatCCCatcaatcaaataaaaaaaaaaaataacaaactattTAGCGGCAGTTAAAATTGCATATGATGACAATCTCACGTATTGAAGATTAAAGCTGATaaatataacataaatatacTAACATGCACGTCAtacattacattacattatTAACTCTCATACATATGTAAAACAAACATATTATTTGTTCATGTGTTGTTATATGAGTATTTTATACCAAAGTAAAGTGTATGAAAAAGAACACATGTGTTCGCTAAAGTACACCGTCATCGTCTACAAATGACAACTGTTGCTTACaaaaaattgcatttattattattactatttgtttttcatacagttgaaaaatttagtgctataaatttcaaaaaatatatataataacatgGAATATTGTTAATTTACGATTATTCTAACGAAGATCACTAACttttgaaattacaaaaaaaaaaaaaaaatagtatattacattatAAGGGCAGAAAGTTTGAAATTCCGGGCTTTCAAACTTCTGCCCGTATGGTGTCtactatttttcaaattatttacgaTGAATCTTATTgcatattattgtttttatcatttttatcatgATCACATGAATAGCAAAAATTGTTGCCTATATTCTTATGAAATGCGCAgtcttcatatatatatcagcATAAACACAATTAGCGACTTCTGACTGACGGCAGTAGGGACAAGCGCTGCAGTTTCGGtgcgcatgaaaaaaatttttgctcccACTGTTACAGATGGCGTGCGTTTAATTCTACAGTGCATAAATCTTAGACTTTCTGCCTCGAAATTGATGCCGAAGATACGTACTTTCGACCGAGgcatgaagaaaaaaaatttctgtcaaTTTTCAACTCTTAATTTTGACCCAATTTTGAAATGGAGAATACGTATACTTTATACCGCTAATGATTTAGCTATTTTTTTGACTAAGTAAATTTTGATGCAAAAATTGGAAACTTGGCACATATATTCcttttgattataatttataaggtGCAAGTTAATAACACGAATTTTTTAGATACTCAATTTTCGGATGTATGATTCATGAAAAATTCTACTTTATAATCgattttcggaatttttattcaatgagGTAGAATCAACATACTTCTGTAAAATCACCCTGCAGAATTATGTCGATTCTAcgtcatttaattaaaattccgaAAAGTGAGTTAATAGTAGAATTGTTTATTAATCATAATCCGAAAATTGAGTATCTAAGAAAATCGTGTTACCAACTTACACCTTATAGATTATAATAAAAGGAATATATGTGCCAAGTTTCCAATTTTTGTATCAGAATTTactaagtcaaaaaaataactaaatcaTTAACAGTATAAAATACACGTATTTTCCGTTTGAACCTTTAGCTGCCGTGTGGGCCAGATTAATATTGAAAGTAAGGGCTGTGAattgacattaatttttttttatttatttgaaaccgATTTAGAATtatcgtgaaaaaaaattcaaaaataaccaAAATGAAGACcaccttaatatatataaatacatatattttgatattgtTGAACTATTGattgaaataattacataGATGACAATTTACCCTTGCTActgttatatttaataaaatttcttcctTTCCCCTAAAGAACAAATATGTAGCAACAAAGTATGAAACACGCATTCATTTCAGTAAAAGCTGTAGTATGCAACAATCGATtggtattaaaaattcaaaagttattataataagtgaaatgaatattttctttattattgcACATAGCAGGTCAGttgcaaatatttttctggCGTGATCAGACGTATTTCCTATACGATACTTCATTGAATTtagcaatattttaaataattattttacttcaataatagaaagtaaaattaaaaattagtcaACCTGAATCTgttgaattatatttattttcaatgcatttaaaacaaatcatagtgatatttttattagttaaagTGACGAGtggtaaaataaaactttacgATTCACCTCTGGAAGATTCAGCGATCGATTTCTATCGTCAAgtggtaattaaatttttttttatttattattaattattattgatttcatTCTATAATTAATCTCTTATCAACAGAGACAATTTCTCGACTTATGTTTCACTGAAAATTTGAATCCTGTTGTCATTACTGAAGATTTGTATGacgatatttacaaaattccaTGGGAAACAATAAATCCGCCTACAATAATAATcaacgaaaattttaaacccaAAGAAATCCAAGTGCACAATCCATCTTATCCGACGTACGTTTTGTCGGTTACTAactcaattgaaaatttaaaaacacttctcattaaattaaaatcgacAAGTGTCTGGAGTATTGAATCcttgtattttattgtcgGCAACTCTTGTGAAAATGCTAGcgaaacattcaaaatattgtggaaaatGGATTTGTTGAAATCATTCTTCTTATGCCATGAATCAAGTAATAGTagtctaataatttataattacaaccCATTCACGAGTTTCGCACCATATCCATGGAAAAAGGTTGCAACAAATGACAAAGCTAGTAACAATAAATGGACAATATATAACCAGCTTTTCTTTAAtggtaaaaatttactattttttttattaaatctaagCCTTAATACTTTTTCATATGTTTCGAAATGAACAGTATTGATTTTTGGttacagataataaaatttgccACAATATTTCATTTGacaagacaaaaattttagacgGCCATGATGTAAAAACTAcgtttttttggaaattacgAAATACAACTACCGATGATGTAATTTATTCTGGAAATACATCTATTTACTTCTTGCCCAGTAAAATATTTCCGCATTTGGATACTTTATATCCTTTTTTAAACATTACACCAGTAAGGTATGTCCTTCATCCTAAAGTTGCCGACGATGCAATTAAACAGGGATATTTAAAGGTATTAGCTGATGGTAATTATGATATTAACAATAACCGATGGCacattttaaatacaaattatacACATTCAGATATTATGACTCAGTATTATGAAGTTACATTTTCAATAGTAACCCAAAAAAgaagttttatttcaatagccAATGAGATAGCCAATAATTATAGTCTTGAAATACTGATATTATCAACGGTAGTGTTATTACTAAtttcgataataataataataattaataattttgactttGCACGATCGTTTTTGGATGTTCTTAGTTTGTCACTGAATATGGGAATACTCACGCCTCTCGATAGGTTATCGATGCGTATTACTTTCTTtaccggatttttttttattttttcgatgagTTCAGAAATTCAAGGTCAAATATCGACATTATTGTCAGGACCTTCAACTCATAATATTGATACGTtacaaaatttgtatgatCATAACTATCACGTGTACTATGATCAAGAATTACATGAGGATATGattagtcaaaatatatgggtAACTGACGAtgataagaaatatttacaTCCATGTGGTTATGTGTGTTTATATGAACGTACAAATAATCTTAGAATCAATTCCACAATCGCCTGCATTTATCAAActgatttacaattaaaatttatgaaacctTTACCAAATGTgtacttatcaaaaaatcctGTTTTCACAAAATATTATGCCTACTGGACGCGCAAGAACTGggcgttgaaaaaaaaatttgatgaaatcgGTCTAACTTCATTCGAGACGGGTTTTATAAATCGtttgaatagaaaaattaataatcgtttaagaaaaattaaaaaaattgaaaggaTTAAAAGAAATAGACAGTATGATCAGATCGTAAACGAAGATTTGaaatatacttatataatGGTCGGTGTTACTATAATCACGGCTTTATTAGTTTTCGGTGTCGAATTAATGTTGCGAAAATTGTTTAGACCTAAGAGACCTGTACACCGACCTATACCTAATCGTATaccaataaaaatgaaaaaaagactAGTATTTCCTAAAAGACGAATCGTTTCTGTCATTAGACGAATGCGACGTCGTAATTAAAtagtgattaattttttttttgctattgtTCGTTTTGATTCaacaaatatttgaaaacttttcaCACACTTCGCACgacaaaatgatttattaGCTTTatgaaaatgattatttaaaaattcccgcTCGGGAAAATGGCAAAGTTatcaaattgataaattttcgagtagagatcattaaaatttttgtgattaaattaacttgtttaaTTGTGTGATAACTTTATTCtaattaaatgtatattttatcataagaTTTCGAATGATTACAAAACATCCTTCTGTTTTTGTCATATAATTCTAATTCTCTCAattgagatttttaaaaatttgaaaagacaAAAATATAGAGGAAGCCCTACTGCGTGTTCACCAAATTTACTCAgcagtttattattatttatatatttttacatacattcgtattttatttaatgaaatttatactTTAACCAATAACTTTGTGTAATAAGTTATGTATTTATTGTACAAAATATTGTGTCAATTTCTGACagtattaataatatcaattattgagTTTTgtattgagtaaataaaaaaattaaactatttatcaattttaattattttatactatgAAATAAACtatagtgtttttttttcactaatatatttactgtatatttattgataacatATTGAAGAAATATAGTCAAATCTGGTCGGATGAGATTATATCTGGTCCAGATACCGAATTTCGACCTGATTATAACTGGATGTAATTATATCTGTaaagttatcaaaatttaGAGTGATTATAAAGCACCCTCAGCGCTTTCGTGCTTGAggtgttcaaaaaaattttgcaaataaaatttcatttgatcAGAATTCGCTATATCATATGAgacctaatttttttcttacgggTCGTTGAATGTTTTTAAAAcatcttataaatatattttttaattttttactaatctCGTCTAgctgttaaatatatttatgtatataatagaGTTGTGAAGCTGCAGTGGATAGAGTAATTAATGTTGGGTGAAATAGGTAATTATCAGTCCGGTGGAATTAATCGCAGACCATTTGGCCAGTAGGTGAtatggaataaaattatttgattaaggTAACGGGTActcttttaaattatcaaaaaatccttattaaaaatattcctttagaaaatttaattgcgaAGGAAATTACGAAATGTGATTAAACGACTTGTCAGGTAGAGAATAATTATTCCTTTAGTGCAATCGTAGTAGTGGTTGTAGAAGTGTTGACTTTGAAAGCCTTTGccgaaagttttatttttaaatcttcaggtacacttttttcgaaaagttgtacagataatattatttttgaaatttaagataaaaatatgaagaaTATCCTTCggctgttaattttaaaaattctcgcTCGAAACAAAACGGCGATTAAGAACACGAGAAATTTACAAGTTAAACTTGAATCTTCCGAGCTctgtacaaataatttaaaataaaaatatcgaaactTGTTAAGTCTGCGAGGTCAACGAACTCTTAGCTAATTTTTTAAGCCCAAACAGAAGTCTCCAGCTATTTTagtttgcaaaaaaaaaagtgtaccGGAAGTGAGTAGCGCGAACattgaataaatgaatttgaatacTAATCCAAACTATCATTAAATCCAAATTATCGCACAGCACTAAGCCACCATTTAAAATACCCTCAAATTAATAGTCTTTTGaatgcatatatttttattttcattcaattatGCAACAGCAAAATAATGAACAGTATTTCAAACATAATCTATAGTCGAAAACCAGCTTCTTTACACTTTTAACTATTCTTATTTTCATCATAATTTTGACTTTAGTTAATGTAAATTCCCTTTTTATGCCATGTAAGGATCtaatttttctcaataaaattCTTATCTCTCCAGTACCAagtaataaatcaataaaaagcGCTAAGACCTGGACATTACGATTTACgtagtaaataatttctaaataattaattttatacatatatatgtcatATATTTCTATTGcttagttttatatttaaaaacatatattttcttttcttatttttatctcaaacTCTCTGCAAAAAAATGTAGATATATGTATTGGTATATATTTGaggaaagtaaaataattgagtgaaaatttttccaagtGGAAGGTATAGAAATTCAAGTAGAAACTGCATGTAAACAGTAATCACGAGCAAGCAGATTTTTCCCGTTGAACTTATCTCAGGTGTTGAACAAGCTgctttgaaagttttttttttctttgcttcTAAAATATTCATGTGAAGCTGtgcagtaaaaatatatgaatacataaaaaaatgaatgtagaaaaatcgacaattattattattatttttattatcattaatattataaaatagtcgaataaaaaaaaccgtccaTAAAGCACAcctgcgctttcgcgcttgaggtgtgcaataaaactaaaaaatagtcAAACGAAAATGagataatttgatattttttgaaaataaccaaatatattaatatttattaaagataTGCAAATAGTGTTAGAATCGAGTAGGATCAAATATTGCTGTTGAAATCgcataattcaaatttttgaacacttcttattttttaaaaaattataagagaccttttttgtagagcgtgtAATTTTCTACGATAATATGTTTGGTTGTGCCAATCCTTTGATCAGTTGGTgacttataaaattccaagcttcaaaaaaaattttgtccatGTTACTGAAACaggaaattttctttaggcgagcgCTAGCTCTGTAATTGAATTAGAAGACTCTATTC
This sequence is a window from Microplitis mediator isolate UGA2020A chromosome 3, iyMicMedi2.1, whole genome shotgun sequence. Protein-coding genes within it:
- the LOC130665202 gene encoding uncharacterized protein LOC130665202, whose amino-acid sequence is MHLKQIIVIFLLVKVTSGKIKLYDSPLEDSAIDFYRQVRQFLDLCFTENLNPVVITEDLYDDIYKIPWETINPPTIIINENFKPKEIQVHNPSYPTYVLSVTNSIENLKTLLIKLKSTSVWSIESLYFIVGNSCENASETFKILWKMDLLKSFFLCHESSNSSLIIYNYNPFTSFAPYPWKKVATNDKASNNKWTIYNQLFFNDNKICHNISFDKTKILDGHDVKTTFFWKLRNTTTDDVIYSGNTSIYFLPSKIFPHLDTLYPFLNITPVRYVLHPKVADDAIKQGYLKVLADGNYDINNNRWHILNTNYTHSDIMTQYYEVTFSIVTQKRSFISIANEIANNYSLEILILSTVVLLLISIIIIIINNFDFARSFLDVLSLSLNMGILTPLDRLSMRITFFTGFFFIFSMSSEIQGQISTLLSGPSTHNIDTLQNLYDHNYHVYYDQELHEDMISQNIWVTDDDKKYLHPCGYVCLYERTNNLRINSTIACIYQTDLQLKFMKPLPNVPKRPVHRPIPNRIPIKMKKRLVFPKRRIVSVIRRMRRRN